CGTTTTTGAATAGCATGTATAAGCAAGCAACTGGTCCGCTTTTGAAAGCAAGATTAATATCTGCAGCTGAAGTAAACTTCATTTTGGCAGAAGCAGCTATAAAAGGATGGTCAGTAGGTGATGCAAAAACCTTTTACGAAGCAGGCGTATCTGCCTCAATGTCAACTTGGGGAACTGGTAATATGACAAGTACCTATTTGGCAAATGAAGGTGTGGCATTTAACAACACTCTGAAACAAGTAATAGAGCAAAAATGGATTGCTAGTTGGACAGGAGCCACTGAAGCGTGGTTCGATTACAGAAGAACAGGCTTACCTGAGCTAAAAGCTGGACCAGCTGCTAAAAGACAAGCACTTCCGCTCCGTTTTTACTATATGCAAGATGAATTGAATATCAATAAAGCAAATGCTCAAGCTGCTCTCAATAAGCTTGAAGTAACTAATTTTTCACAAGCCGATGAAAAAAATAGCCCATGGTCCAAGTCTTGGTTGATCCAAGGTACTGGCAAACCGTGGTAAGAATTTAGTTTAATAAATATAATTGGTGGCCTGACCACTTGAAGGCCGCCAATTTTTTTACCCTCATACCACATCAAACTCTTGAATCCATAAATTCTACTTTTTAATGAATATTATTCGTAGCAAGAAAAAGCTGTTTACCTGCTATCTGTTTTGCTTCAGTTTAGTTTTTTCAACTATTTCAGCTCAAAACTTTAAAGCGGGAGCAGCCTTTAGAGTCATTACACCTGACCCTCTTTTATCGGTAAGTGGTGGAATGGGGAAACCCAGTCCTGTCAAAGAAAAAAAGGGCGACCTATTTGCTAGAGCAGTAGTATTAGAAAACAATGGAAAGCGTATTGCAATTGTAAGCGTAGATAACCTAGGCTGGTCTGCTGTCCTTGGAAATAAATCTCGAGCATTGGTAAAAAGCATTGCTCCAGAGAACATAATCATTGCCGCAACACATACGCACAGTGCTCCGGATGCCTACGGTTTCCCAGATGAAACAGGAAAGGCTTCGGCTGATTTGAAATACTTAGACTTTTGCGTTGTCCAAATTGCCGAAGCGATTAACGAGGCCGTAAAAAACCTAGAAGCAGCTACATTGAAAATTGCAGTAGATGAAGCCAAAGGCAAAATTGCTTACAATTACTACGCTCCACAGCTTTACGACCCACGCTGCGGAGTGATTCAAGCAATTTCAAAAAACAATAAAACCATTTTTACTTTGGTAAACTATGCGGTTCATCCCGAAGTGCTCGGTTCTAATAGAGGAATTTTGAGCCCCGACTTATGTGGTCCATTGTATGACGTAATTGAAGCCAAAACTGGCGGTATGGCTATATTCCTAAATGGAGCACAAGGAGGAATGGTAACTGCTGATACCAGATTAGAAAGTGGTATTGATTCTCAAGGCGGTAAAGAAGCCAATACTTGGGAAGAATGTATTCGAATTGGAACTCTATTGGGCGAGGAATCACTCAGAATAATTGCAAGTGCACAAGTTTTAGTAAATCCTTCTATTTTTTGCACTTCAAAAAAAGTAGAGTTCCCTGTAGAATCAGAAATGCTTAAATATGTTCTCAAACACTCTTCATTGGAATACAAATTCACCAAAGAAGATACAGTGAATACGCAGGTAAACCTTATCAATATTGGCCCTGCACAAATCCTTACAATTCCGGGTGAAGCACTTCCAAATATTGGTTATTATTTGAAACGTAAAATGCCTACCAAAATGCCCTTCCTTTTCGGTCTAGCAAATGACGCTTTTGGTTATATTCTCACTAAAGAAGATTTCAATAGTTTTAAAAGATATGACTACGTGAGCAGAACTAGCTTAGGCGAAATGACAGGAGACATCTACATAAACGAAGCACTAAAACTCATCAAAGAAAACCCAAAACCTTAAATTTTAAATACTTCATTACTAGAAAAATACCTTTATGAAAAAAAGAATTACAACTGCAATTTGCAGCCTTTTGATTTTAACGATTGGTCATGTTTCTCTTGCCCAAAACATAACACCACAAACTGCCCTAAAAAGCTATATGGATAATGGTGACAAAACTTATAACTGGGAGTTAAAAGACTCCACAAACTTGGGCAATGTGATGGCCTATCATTTGCTTATGACTTCTCAAAAATGGCGTGAATATACTTGGAGACATCAATTGACAGTTTTTGTTCCAAAAACAAAAATTTACGATGGAGCATTGCTCTTTATAACTGGCGGATCAAATAAAGATGAACAACCCAATTGGAACTCGAATGATGGCTTGTGGGGAGTTTTGGCAGGAGTTGCCGAAAAAAACAAAGCGATAGTTTCCTTGATAAGACAAGTACCTAATCAACCCCTATATGGCGATTTGACTGAAGATGAATTGATTTCTTATACATTACACAAATTCAAAGGAGACAGAGATTACTCTTGGCCACTACTTTTCCCAATGGTAAAATCTGCCGTAAGAGGAATGGACGCAGTACAAGAGTTCGCAAAACAAAAATTCAAATATAATGTGAGTGACTTTGTGATTTCGGGAGCTTCCAAAAGAGGATGGACAACATGGTTATCATCGGCCATAGACGACAAGCGTGTAAAAGCAATTGCTCCAATGGTAATAGACATGCTAAACATGCCAGCAACCCTAAATTACCAATATACAACTTATGGTGAGTACAGTATTCAAATTGAAGATTACGTGAAGCTAGGTATTCCACAAGGCACTGATACCGAAGATGGTAAAATGTTGACTGCTATGATTGACCCTTTTTCGTACCGAACGAACCTCACTGTTCCTAAAATGCTATTCATAGGCACCAACGATGAATATTGGACGGTTGATGCAATCAAGCATTATTGGAATGAAATCCCTGGCAAAAACATGATCCATTACGTACCAAATGCCGGACATAACCTTGGTGGCGGAAAACAAGCAATGGAAGCCTTAAGTGCATTCTTTGGAACCACAATTATGAATAAAACTTATCCGGTTGTTAACTGGAATATTACTGACACCAGCAATGGAGTTGAATTAGAAGTCAAACCTGATTTGAATGAAATAGTGGAGGCTACATTATGGCAAACCACCTCATCAGACAAGGATTTCAGAAACAACTTGTGGTTGAGTAAAAACATTAAATTAAAGGACTTACCACTAGTGAAAATAAAACAATCATATCCGAAAAAAGGGTACGAAGCATTTTATGTAGACCTAAAGTATAAAGATCAAAACGGCGGAAACTATACGGTGAGTACTCGGGTTTTTGTTACTGACAATGGTAAAGTATTGTAATACAACTTGTTGAAAATTATCTAGATTTGGATTTTAAATAAATAAAATGGCACCAGCACGTGCAAAATATTTAATGAGTAATCTCCTCAAGAATACGATTTCGGAGGAGGAACTAAACGAATTGCTATCAACATTAGGTAGTGATGAAATGAACGAGGAATACGAATTAGTACTCCAAAATTATTTCAATGAACTACTGGTTGAAAACACAGCTAAAAAGTTTTGTGAAAGCAATATTCAAGACTAAAAAACCCAACTAGTAAAATAAATTATCCTGTTATTATGGTTCATAACTTACCATGATAACAGGATTTTGAATTTATATGCTTCTAACAATAGTGGCAATTGAAGAAGCTTCCGGCTTTACTGCTTTTAATTCAACACTAAGCTTTTCCTATTTAGCCAAAACAGTTGTTGTATCGTTTCCAAATCTCTTTTTTGCCCCTTTTAGTTCCCCATGTGAAATAATAGCTACAAAAGCCAAAATAGCAATGATCCCAATAATTGCTACTAGAGAACTTGCCCATGTTTTAGTCTTATTGTTACTAGAAATAATGGGAACTTTCACCTGGTCAATCAGAACAAACAAAATCGCAAAGTTTACAAAGTATAAATACTGCTCTACCCTATACGTACTTAAAAATGCACCAGTAATAAACCAGGACAAAATCATATACACTCCAAAAAAGCCAAAGTAAAAGTTTTTAATTGAATTATAGCTCCTACTGTCCTGAGCCAATTGTTTTCCAGAGAATTTCCTGTAGTTAAATATTGCAAATGCCAACACGAGTATCAAAGAGAACCATTGCGTTATTCGTTGCCACATGTCGAGATTGAGTACACTAATTTCGGCAAGAATTTTTGCGATACGATCAAATTCAAACGACTGTTGCCATACAATAAAGGGAATAATTAAAACTAGGCCTATCAAGGGTGTCAATTGGGATTTTCTTGAATCCATTACTGGCTCCTCTTCCCACTTGGCAGTAAACGTACCGTATGCCATTCCTAAGCCTCCAAAAAAGCCCAAAGAGTATTCCATAACATTCCAAAAATTAAATTGTATTCCAGAAACATTTCCAATAACATGTAAGAAATTACCAAAGGCGAATCCAAAACCTCCCCCTAAGCCCGCATAAACTGCAACCCTGAGAGATGCCTCCTTTTTGTTTCGTACCATAAAAGAAGTGAGGGCCAATGCCATTCCGAAACAAACTGCCCACAACTCCGACCGTGGAGGTGTCATTTTCCAGCCAAATTGCTCTACTACGAAGAAATAGAATATTATCCCTCCTACTACCATTTCCACTGTCAACCTTATCCATTCTACTTTATTTTTTTTCGAATTTTGTAGAGCCAAGCCAAATAGCCCCCCCCCCTATAAACCCATATAAAGCACCTATCACAAATAACATTAATAAACCATAAAACACATTGCCAAAGTCCGAACCACGGCCGTACCCCACCACAACTCCATAACTCATCATTCCTCCTAAACCCCAACCTATCGCACCTGCCAAAGTAGCACTGAATACTTTGCTAAACCAATCGCCTCTTTTTGCCACTAATAAAACACTTAATGCACCAATTGCACCCGCCCATGCGGCTCCTTGCTCATGTCCAAATTGCCCTCGAATTGCCCATGCCGTTCCTAAAGACATACCAACCAAAAGCATAGCTAAGCTTAACTTTCTGTTTTTCATCCAAAATATAAGTTTAATGAACTCCCTATTAAAACTTATACTTTAATTCTATACAATTGTACTATTTGGAATAAATAAAATGATTGAAAATAGTCCCTAAAGACATTTAAGCAGTATTATTATGTAGAATTATATTGAAAATCATAGCCAACTATTTCTGAATATGACAAAAGCAATCCGAATAATTAGTGTAGCCTTAAGTTTCTATGCATTAATCAGTTGTAGTACTAAAATAAACATTAGTGAAACTATTTTAAGCAGTAATTGGGAACTGATAGCTAGCAATGAGGTTCAAGAATCTGGTGAAAAACTCTCGGCTGAAACAATTAATACTGAAAAATGGGCCAAAACTACTGTGCCAAATACTGTGATGGGAGCATTGGTAGATGCTGGTAAATACCCAGATGTTTTTTTTGGCGACAACTTGGCAAAAGTTTCTGTCGACCAGTTTGAATCATCTTGGTGGTTTAGAAACACTTTCGAAATCTCTGACTTCAAACAAGAATCTGAGCAATTGAGATTGCTCATAGACGGCATAAATTATCGTGCTGACATTTGGCTAAATGGAGAAAAAATAGCTCAAAACGACACTCTTTACGGAGCTTTTCAACAATTTGAATTAGATATTACTTCAAAAGCAAAAGCAGGAACAAATATTCTATTGTTAGAAATTTTCCCACCACAAGTCCGCGACTTTTATATGGGATTTGTGGATTGGGCTCCAGTACCACCTGATCATAATATGGGTATTTTTAGAGAGATACACTTAAAAAGATCTGGTAAAGTAACTATTGATGCATCTTTTGTCGCACCAGATGTGGATACCCAAAACCTAGAAAAAGCTTCCCTAGTAATCAGTTCCGAAATGAGCAATCACAGCTCCGAGGTAAAGACTATTTTAATAAGTGGGAAAATAGAAAACATCTCTTTCCAGAAGAAAATATCCTTACAACCTCACGAAAAAATTGAAGTTAAGTTTACACCAGAGGAGTTTAAGCAACTACACATAAATCAGCCCCGACTATGGTGGCCAAATGGTCTTGGCGAACCTAATTTATATACCCTAGAACTCGAAATTAGTGAGGATGGTAACTTACAAGATGTTCAACATACAAGGTTTGGAATTCGTAAAATTGAAACATACCTCAACTCGAAAAATGTGAGAGGTTATAAAGTAAACGGAAGGGAAGTTTTAATCAAAAGTGCCGGTTGGGTGGATGACCTATTCCTCAGGTATATGCCTGAAAAAGATGCCGCTCAAATCCGATATGTGAAAGAAATGAACCTCAATTCTTTAAGGTTTGAGGGTGTATGGGGCAATAATCACCACATATATGACCTATGCGATGAGAATGGTATCCTGCTCATGGTAGGTTGGAGTTGCCAGTGGGAATGGCCCGATTACCTTGGAGAAGTTTTGGAGAAAAAAGAAGGGGACGAAAACTTACCTATCAATGAAGATGTAGCAAAGTATGGCGTAAAACTCAGTCCCGAGGAGGAAACGCTATTCTCCAATTATTTCAGAGATCAAGTAAAATGGCTCCGCAATCATCCTAGTATTTTTACTTGGGCAGGTGGAAGCGATGCCATGCCTATGCCATCACTCGAAAAACGATATACCGAAACACTTGCAGCATATGACCCTACACGACCTTTCCTCATTTCAACAGGTGAGTTTGAAAGTGATATATCGGGTAAGTCAGGCATGAAAATGTACGGACCATACGAATACGTACCACCAATTTATTGGTACGAAGACAAGGAAATTGGCGGAGCCTACGGTTTCAATTCTGAGGTTGGTCCTGGCCCTCAAGTACCGCCAGTAAGTAGTATTAAAAAGATGATTCCTGAAGGCCAACTTTGGCCAGTTGAAAACGAAATATGGAACTACCACTCGGGCAGAAAAGACTTTAACACTTTAGGAGTTTACTTAAAAGCCTTGAATGCTAAATATGGTCAACCTCAAGACCTTGATGATTTGGCATTCAAAGGGCAATTGATGAATTACGAGGCTATAAGGCCCATGTTTGAAGCTCATGTCATGAATCGCCCAGCTGCTACTGGGGTGGTGCAATGGATGCTAAATTCTCCGTGGCCAGAGTTCTATTGGCAATTATACGACTATTACCTCATGCCAAACGGGGCATATTTTGGAACAAAAAAAGCCCTTAGTCCCGTGAGCATAATGTACAATTATTATGACCATAGCATACAGGTCAGTAATGATTCCGAAGGTGATTTAGCAAATAACACAGCCGAAATAAAGCTTTTGGATATTCATTCAAAAGTAGTTTTGGAGAAAAAAATCACCATCAACTTAGGCTCAAATAAAACCATAAACATTTCCAAAATACCTGAGCTTGAGGGCAAAAATGAAGTTTACTTTTTGGACTTAAAAATTAAAGATGCTTCGGGCAAAATCAAAGCGGATAATTTTTACTGGCTTGCGAGTAAAAAAGACCAAATGGATTGGGCACAGAAATTCTGGTTTTATACTCCCCAAAAGCAATATGCTGATTTCACAGGTCTAAATAAGTTATCCAAAGTTAAAATAGACGCATCAAAAACCATTGAAACTAAAGATGATGAGTATCGGGTTGAATTAAAATTATCAAACCCAAGCGATCAAATTGCATTTTTTATTGAGGCAGAACTGACTTTTGGAGACAAAAATGAACCCATCTTACCTGTTTTTTGGTCAGATAATTACATCTCTCTTTTGCCAAATGAAACAAAAACCTTGACAGTTAAATGCTATAAAAAAGATGCCAACAACATAGCACCCAAAGTTGCCATCAGGGTGTATAACGGAAAAGGAAAAGAAGAGATTTAAGTCGAAAACTGGTTCCGATATTCAATAGGCGTACAACCTTTGATTTGCTTGAATTGTCGAGCGATATTCTTAGTATCGGTAAAACCCAACTCTAAGGCTATTTCAAAAACGCTTAAGTCTGTTTCAAGCAATTTTTGACTAAGTTTTTCAACTCTTAGGTTAAAAATGTACTTGTAAATGGGATAGCCCGTCATTTTAAGAAATCGCTTTTCTAGCGTCCTTCGAGATAGCGGAACTTGTTTAACGATGTCATCTACGAGTAGTTTTTTATCAATGTTTTGATGTATGTATTTTAATGTAGTAGCAATATTCTTATCATTGGTAGAATAGATATCGGTGGACTGACGTGTAATCACTTGTGTAGGTTTTACAACAATATCGTAAAACTCAGAAATCCCATTATCCATCATGTGGTGTAAGAGTTTGGCGGCATCGTAACCTCCTTTTTCCGTATCCTGACCTATACTCGACAGTGGCGGATCCGAAAACTCACAAATCATTTCGTCGTTGTCAACTCCCAATACAGCTACATCCTCTGGAATACGAATATTAGCATGCCTGCAGGCTTCAGTAATGTGCTGACCTTGGTTGTCGTCACAAGCCATCAAGGCGATAGGTTTGGGTAGAGATTTTAACCATTGACTTAGCGAACTAGGTTTGTAATACCACACCTCTGTAGAACGGGACATGGCGTGCTCAAAGTAATAAACTTTATAACCCGATTTGGTGATCCTTTCTTCGAAACCTTCCGCTCTTTCTCTCGACCACACTATGTCTTTGAAACCATAAAATGCGAAGTTTTTAAACCCTTTTTTGAGAAAATACTCAGCACCCATTATTCCAGCTTCCTTGTGTGCTCCAGTGATGTTAGGAATCTCACGAAATCGCTCTTTAAAATCCTGTGCAATTACTGGAATTCCAGCCTTTAGAAACTTCTCAATGCCTGGGTCATTATAAAGTTGGCCTATTATTCCATTGGCACCCCATTCTTTGGAAAAATCTAGTATTCCATCCATACCGATAGTTTCTCTTTGAAACAGAGGCATTCTACAAAATATCCAATGACCATTTTCCTTAGAATATTGTGCAATGCCTTTCAAAAGAGCCTTGCTGTATTCTTCAGCAAAATCTATCAAAAGAATAATTTTATACATTAAAAATTTCTCGCCAGCTTTTTACAGTAGAATTGTTTACCAAGGGCTTTGCCCAAATGCCAATACTTAAGATATATCCTAAAGTTACTAATAAAAAAAGCATCGCCAACTGCAGTCCGAAAACTTCGCCCAAGCCACCAATTATCAAAGGCACAAATGCCCCTCCAGCTATTCCTGTACATAATATTCCTGAAAATGTACCATGATGACTTGGAACAGAATTTAGGGCCAAAGAAACGATTATAGACCACATCACCGAAGCGAAAAACCCTGTAAGTGGAAAACAGATCAATGCAACACTAAGTGGGCCAAATAATGCTAACAATAGAGAAATAATTGCACCTATAGAAAAGAAAATCAGCACTTTTCGACTATCGAAAAACTTCAATAAAATCAGTCCTAAAATACATCCTATCGTCAGGAGTCCCCAGAAATAAGAAATGATACTTGCTCCTTGAGTTGCAGGGTCAACATTATGGGTAATTTGAAGGTATTTGGAAGTCCAATTGGCTATGCCTTGCTCCGTACCTACGTAACAAAATATGCCGAGGAAGAAGAGTACCACTTGCTTGTTTTTCAGAAGCTCTTTGAAAGCACTCCCAATCTCAATCCTTTCGTCATCCTCCAACTCCACTTTAGGGAATTTAACAGCATATATTATTAGAATCATTAATAAAGCAACCACTGCAAATACCCAATACAAGGAAACCCATTTCATATCAGATGGCACTACTTTGTTGATGAAATCTATGATGAAATTTGAAGATTCACCTGAATGTACATTTTGAACAAAATAAGTGTACAACATTGGACTTAAAAATGAAGCTCCGCCAAAAAACAACTGAGCCATCACGGAATTAAATGCGAAGTTTTTTCCGCCTCCCGCTACTCTAAGTAGTGGATTAATAACCACCTGGAGCATTGCCATACCAGTTCCGATGATAAAAAGTGATAGTAATGCAATTGGAAAAATAGGAATCATTGCAAAAAGCAAAGCACCAAAAAAGGCTAAAAAGAAGGCCAGAAGCAGCACTTTCTTTTCTTTGTACTTTTCTACTAAAATCCCTCCTGGGATTGAAGCGATACCATAGGAGACAAAAAACGAAAAAGGGAGAAAACCAGCTAAACCAATTCCTAAATCAAAACTATTGAGTATATCGGGAATTATGGGTCCTAAAATGTTGCTGAGAAATGAGATTACAAAAAAGATAAAAAAGATAAGTAATACGATCAATACGTTTTTCTTCATAGCTTTTTTGAATTGTAATTAGTTTTTAGAACCTAGAGCAGCAGCTCCTAGAAGTGTAATATTATCATTTTTTGACTTGAGAATCTTTATTCTTTTTAAGGATTCTGGAAATTCAAAATCCAACAGGGCATTATTCATCTCTGTTTCAAAGAATTCATACGCTTTACTGATTGACCCTCCTATGATGATTACTTCAGGATCAAAAACATACATAATGGTTTGAATCGCAGCACCGAGATGTTTACCAAATTCGGCAAATGCTTGTATCCCTATCAAATCTCCACTAAGAGCTTTTTTATAAGCAGTGAGGGCATCAAAGCCATAGGTTCTTTCAAAAAAAAAGCTACCAATGTAATATTCATAATTTTTTTCGAGATACTTCACTAAGCCTATTTCTCCAGCACCACAATTATTCCCTTTATACAGTTTGTTATCAATGATAATACCCGAGCCTAAACCAGTTCCAATCGTAATACCTACAACTGAGCTATAACCTTTTGCATCCCCATAGAGGTACTCACCTAGGGTAAAGCAGTTCACATCATTATTGATAAAAGTAGGTATTTGAAACTCATTTTCAAGGATATCTTTTAGTGCCACTTTCTCCCAAGAGGGAATATTCGTTACATTATAAACAATCCCATTTTCTATATCTACAACTGACGGCACACCAATACCAATTTTCTCAATCGTTTTCGAAAAATGAGGTCTGATAAGTTCGATAAGTTGAGTTAATGTAGAAGATAATGAGTCTTTTCGAAGCAATAGAGCTGTGGTCTGATTTAAAATCACATTGCCCTCTGCTACCCCTACTTTTATTTTGGTACCTCCTAGATCAACTCCAATATTCATGTTGAAAGTTTTATTGGTTTAAAAAAATTAATGATCGAAATTTCCTAAAACCTGAATACAACTGTATTACTTTATTTGGGCCAAAAAATACCACTGAGAATTAGAATAGTTTTCGACAATGTCGGTGGCTAGCACTTAGTTTTTAGGTCTACTAAACCCTAATTTTGCTTGTCAAAGTGGCAATGCAGATAGATTTTCAGGATTTTGACTGATGAAAAAATATAGCTTTGTTTCCATCCTTAAAATTCGCTCAAGTCAAATTCGGGCTGCCTTCAATTGATAACCCGCAATGGTGTGAAGGTAATTTTTATCAAAACTCCACACACCTCTTCCCAATAGGAAGTCATAGAGTCCAATGCCATCAGAAGATAACTGAATTGCTGACTTTAGATTAAATCAGTTTTTTGGTTTAGCTTAAATACGAGCAGATTATAAGCCCCAAAATGAAGTCTAGCTTTGAAACAAAGGAAGTTAATTGCCAAAAGTTAAATGGCGTATAAAATTCCTTCAATTCAAAGCTGATAGACTTATTTAAAAGTGTGTAGATTAAGTAACAGACTACAATAAATTGCGAAAACTTCCTGCGTTATAAACTTCGTCAAATCCCTTAGACTTTAGTAAACGAGTAGCAGAACCACTACGCATTCCGGAAGCACAACAAGTTATTATTGGTGTGTTTTTCTTTAACATTTTTAGCTTATTCCCTAGTTGATCCAAAGGAATATTTATTGCCCCTTTTACACTACCGCTTTTGAATTCGCTTGAAGTTCGAACATCTAAAAGGACTGCACCTTTTGCTAAAAGCTCCTGATAATCAACACTAGGAGCACTTGAAAATATTTTTTTTATAAAATCGAACATGTTTAATTTTTCTTTTTAGTTGAAATCCCGAAAGGTAAATACAGTGGACAAAAGCTGATAAAGCTTGTAAGAATAAATACAGCTGCAAAAGCCAATAATATAATGGCAGCTAAGCCACTTATTTGACCCATAAAATAAAGTGCGATTATTACCAAAGCAACAATAATTCTTATTGCCTTGTCTACTGTGCCCATGTTTGCTTTCATGATTTTTTTGATTGATTTGAATGCAAAAATAGGTATCCTCAGTCGCCCCTAGGGTGACCTGAGTTACACAATCATGTGAAAGGGATTTCTACTTCAATGTTTGAGATCCTTCGCTTCCTACTTTCATTCCTTTCACTCTTCGAGTTTTAAGTTGGAACTTCGTGTAGGCTTTTTTGCTGATCTCTAGGTGTGCTCCTTTTCCTATTTCAACGTAATAGCGAGCCCCATCATAATCGATCATGTAGTCATCTTGCATGGCAAGTACTAACCTATCGGTGGTAGGGTGCCACGTGAATTTTAAAGACTTTTGTTTGGCATCACCCT
This portion of the Spirosomataceae bacterium TFI 002 genome encodes:
- a CDS encoding PhoPQ-activated pathogenicity-related protein is translated as MKKRITTAICSLLILTIGHVSLAQNITPQTALKSYMDNGDKTYNWELKDSTNLGNVMAYHLLMTSQKWREYTWRHQLTVFVPKTKIYDGALLFITGGSNKDEQPNWNSNDGLWGVLAGVAEKNKAIVSLIRQVPNQPLYGDLTEDELISYTLHKFKGDRDYSWPLLFPMVKSAVRGMDAVQEFAKQKFKYNVSDFVISGASKRGWTTWLSSAIDDKRVKAIAPMVIDMLNMPATLNYQYTTYGEYSIQIEDYVKLGIPQGTDTEDGKMLTAMIDPFSYRTNLTVPKMLFIGTNDEYWTVDAIKHYWNEIPGKNMIHYVPNAGHNLGGGKQAMEALSAFFGTTIMNKTYPVVNWNITDTSNGVELEVKPDLNEIVEATLWQTTSSDKDFRNNLWLSKNIKLKDLPLVKIKQSYPKKGYEAFYVDLKYKDQNGGNYTVSTRVFVTDNGKVL
- a CDS encoding exo-1,4-beta-D-glucosaminidase, yielding MTKAIRIISVALSFYALISCSTKINISETILSSNWELIASNEVQESGEKLSAETINTEKWAKTTVPNTVMGALVDAGKYPDVFFGDNLAKVSVDQFESSWWFRNTFEISDFKQESEQLRLLIDGINYRADIWLNGEKIAQNDTLYGAFQQFELDITSKAKAGTNILLLEIFPPQVRDFYMGFVDWAPVPPDHNMGIFREIHLKRSGKVTIDASFVAPDVDTQNLEKASLVISSEMSNHSSEVKTILISGKIENISFQKKISLQPHEKIEVKFTPEEFKQLHINQPRLWWPNGLGEPNLYTLELEISEDGNLQDVQHTRFGIRKIETYLNSKNVRGYKVNGREVLIKSAGWVDDLFLRYMPEKDAAQIRYVKEMNLNSLRFEGVWGNNHHIYDLCDENGILLMVGWSCQWEWPDYLGEVLEKKEGDENLPINEDVAKYGVKLSPEEETLFSNYFRDQVKWLRNHPSIFTWAGGSDAMPMPSLEKRYTETLAAYDPTRPFLISTGEFESDISGKSGMKMYGPYEYVPPIYWYEDKEIGGAYGFNSEVGPGPQVPPVSSIKKMIPEGQLWPVENEIWNYHSGRKDFNTLGVYLKALNAKYGQPQDLDDLAFKGQLMNYEAIRPMFEAHVMNRPAATGVVQWMLNSPWPEFYWQLYDYYLMPNGAYFGTKKALSPVSIMYNYYDHSIQVSNDSEGDLANNTAEIKLLDIHSKVVLEKKITINLGSNKTINISKIPELEGKNEVYFLDLKIKDASGKIKADNFYWLASKKDQMDWAQKFWFYTPQKQYADFTGLNKLSKVKIDASKTIETKDDEYRVELKLSNPSDQIAFFIEAELTFGDKNEPILPVFWSDNYISLLPNETKTLTVKCYKKDANNIAPKVAIRVYNGKGKEEI
- a CDS encoding transcriptional regulator, AraC family is translated as MYKIILLIDFAEEYSKALLKGIAQYSKENGHWIFCRMPLFQRETIGMDGILDFSKEWGANGIIGQLYNDPGIEKFLKAGIPVIAQDFKERFREIPNITGAHKEAGIMGAEYFLKKGFKNFAFYGFKDIVWSRERAEGFEERITKSGYKVYYFEHAMSRSTEVWYYKPSSLSQWLKSLPKPIALMACDDNQGQHITEACRHANIRIPEDVAVLGVDNDEMICEFSDPPLSSIGQDTEKGGYDAAKLLHHMMDNGISEFYDIVVKPTQVITRQSTDIYSTNDKNIATTLKYIHQNIDKKLLVDDIVKQVPLSRRTLEKRFLKMTGYPIYKYIFNLRVEKLSQKLLETDLSVFEIALELGFTDTKNIARQFKQIKGCTPIEYRNQFST
- a CDS encoding Fucose permease codes for the protein MKKNVLIVLLIFFIFFVISFLSNILGPIIPDILNSFDLGIGLAGFLPFSFFVSYGIASIPGGILVEKYKEKKVLLLAFFLAFFGALLFAMIPIFPIALLSLFIIGTGMAMLQVVINPLLRVAGGGKNFAFNSVMAQLFFGGASFLSPMLYTYFVQNVHSGESSNFIIDFINKVVPSDMKWVSLYWVFAVVALLMILIIYAVKFPKVELEDDERIEIGSAFKELLKNKQVVLFFLGIFCYVGTEQGIANWTSKYLQITHNVDPATQGASIISYFWGLLTIGCILGLILLKFFDSRKVLIFFSIGAIISLLLALFGPLSVALICFPLTGFFASVMWSIIVSLALNSVPSHHGTFSGILCTGIAGGAFVPLIIGGLGEVFGLQLAMLFLLVTLGYILSIGIWAKPLVNNSTVKSWREIFNV
- a CDS encoding glucokinase; this encodes MNIGVDLGGTKIKVGVAEGNVILNQTTALLLRKDSLSSTLTQLIELIRPHFSKTIEKIGIGVPSVVDIENGIVYNVTNIPSWEKVALKDILENEFQIPTFINNDVNCFTLGEYLYGDAKGYSSVVGITIGTGLGSGIIIDNKLYKGNNCGAGEIGLVKYLEKNYEYYIGSFFFERTYGFDALTAYKKALSGDLIGIQAFAEFGKHLGAAIQTIMYVFDPEVIIIGGSISKAYEFFETEMNNALLDFEFPESLKRIKILKSKNDNITLLGAAALGSKN
- a CDS encoding Rhodanese-related sulfurtransferase, with amino-acid sequence MFDFIKKIFSSAPSVDYQELLAKGAVLLDVRTSSEFKSGSVKGAINIPLDQLGNKLKMLKKNTPIITCCASGMRSGSATRLLKSKGFDEVYNAGSFRNLL